In Cryptomeria japonica chromosome 1, Sugi_1.0, whole genome shotgun sequence, the sequence ATTCTGGTTGACGCCACTGCCTCGTATGCTTTACCATACAAGATTAACGTTACAAGCACCATAGCATTTAAACTTTCTGACGAAGGGCCTTTCAGGATTTCTGAGCTTAATAACTTCTTTGCTGTTGGCTGTATCACACAAGGTGAGTATCGATTATCTTTCGCCACTGCCCCGAATTATTCCTTGGGGAGGTGCCGCTCTAGGTGTAATCAGACACGCTCTGTCAAACCATGGGTCTGCAAAGAGAATAGTTGTTGCAAGGTACCGCTTCCTGGAGGTTACACCCAAATCGAGGTCAATGCAACGTACTACGCTTCCGATGAAATAGGAAATTCTAGCTATTCTGCCTCTGCTATAGTTAACCAAGATAGTTTCGGTTCGAATCCCGAATCGAAGTTCCAACTCCAAGGTTCCCGTTATTCTATGCGGCTAGATTGGGCCATTCCAAATAACACTTACTCCTCGTCCAAAGCCAATATTTCATACCAGTGTGTCCCAAACGCAATCACTCAAGACAAAGGGTGGGGGTATTTATGCAAGTGCAATAGTAACGATACGGGAGATGGATACGTCAACGGCACAGGATGCAGAGGTACAAATGATAAATTTATGTTTCcaccaattttattttttaatttagattGTATTCTAATAATCTGTATCCACAGCTCCAGAAACCAAAAAGTGCACAAGTTTCAGTTGCTTTCAAACTTTGTCAGTAATCACAGGTATTTATTTGTCAATATTCAACAAGTGTATGTTATTTGTTAACCTAGTCTACATTTCCTATGGTAATAGCTTTGTGTTTGAGGAATGCAGGGGCATGTGGGACACTAATAGCTGTGCTACTCGGCGGTGGCAGTCTCTTCTGGATTTTGAAGCTGAGGAAATCCAAGCACGACAAGGAAAAGAACTTCCAGAGAAACGGAGGGGATCATTTGAATAATCTAATTTCATCGCTAGGAGGAGTAGAAAGCGTGAAACTCTTTTCTTTGAAAGAGATCGACAAAGCCACAAATAAGTTCTCTCAAAATTTGATCCTGGGATCTGGTGGCTATGGCACCGTTTACAAAGGCAATCTCGCCAATGGACGTGCTGTGGCCGTCAAGAAGTCCAAGGAAGTTGATTCCAAGGAAATCGAccaatttattaatgaaatttctaTTTTGAGCCAAATTAATCACAGAAATGTGGTGAAGGTACTGGGCTGCTGCCTGGAAACTCCGGTTCCTCTGCTGGTCTATGAATACATTTCTAATGGAACATTGTTCGATCATCTCCATGGTGACAGGCAACACCAGCAGCAAATTCCATGGGAGACGCGCTTGTGCATAGCCAAGGAAACCGCAGAAGCTTTGTCATACTTGCACTCTGCAGTGTCAATACCGATTGTCCACAGAGATGTCAAATCTTCCAACATTCTTCTCGATAATGATTATAATCCAAAAGTTGCGGACTTCGGAGTGTCTCGTCTGGTGCCGATGGGGCAAACACACATTACTACAGTTGTGCAGGGAACAATGGGTTACTTGGATCCTGAATACTTTCAAACAGTTCAGCTTACAGAGAAAAGCGATGTCTACAGCTTTGGAGTAGTTCTCGTGGAGCTTTTGACAGGGCTGCAACCTGTTTCGTATGAAAGGATGAAGAACCATAGCAACCTCGCTATATTTTTCCTCTCCACTATAAACGCGATGGGTCTCAGAGAAATCATAGATCCCCGTCTTGATGTGGATGAAGGTAAAAACATGGAGTCGATGAGAAGAGTGGCGGGGCTAGCGAAGGAATGCCTAAGCGTTGAAGGGGAGAAGAGGCCTTCAATGAAAGAGGTGGTTCAGGAACTGCTTTGGGCAACAGGCGGCGAAAGGCCGCATGCGTGGCTAAATAATGATGCAGCAGACAACCCGGAAGAAATGGTGGGGCTGATAGTTGGTGAGGAAGAAAGAAGCGAGGAAATTAGGGCCGTTTATTCAATACCACAGCACTTCAGTTCCTCGTTTGGCATTGAAGGGCTCGGGGTTGGGGTTGGGGTTGGAAGCGGCAGATAACTCCTCTGGACGATACTTTGAGTTCTTTCCGTGTGTGATTTTTGGCACGTGTCGTGCTTACTACGTAGACTGTgtccttttaaagaaaaaaatatgtaATTTAAAAGACTGAACGATCTTTTAGTCTATACCCGTACTATTTACAAACCAATTTCTTTCAAGATATAATATGCTGTCTAATTTGTAATAATGAAAAAGACAGGTTCACGTTTTTTCTTTTTAGGTCCTGCCCCACATGGAACTATTGGGGAGGGGAGGCTTAGATTTAAAGCTTGATTAACCTGTTTTGTTTCAGCCGATCAAATTGGGAGAGTTTCTTGCATAAATTCATGTTACACTATGTGCTATGAGCAACTTGCAATTTTCTTGTTTCAGCCGATCAAATTGGGAGAATTTCTTGTATAAATTCATGTTACATTATGTGCTATGAGCAACTTGCAATTTTCTTATCTAAATTTTTGATGTGCGTTATTTTGTCGGGCTGTGATTGGTGTTGTAGAAGGCTGGCCCTACATTATCAAAACCCAACACAAGAGAACGAACATTCCGCGAGTTCCTGGGCAATGCATAACCGATTGTTGTCGAGTTTGAACGCGCATTATGCTAGGTCATGGGTTGCGCATAACAAATTGTTGTCAAGTTTCGAAGACAAGTGTCccgtgttgggattaaggtgtctcaaccttagagtccaaacatgctaatttaattatttgttttatttt encodes:
- the LOC131073487 gene encoding wall-associated receptor kinase-like 8, with product MRLDWAIPNNTYSSSKANISYQCVPNAITQDKGWGYLCKCNSNDTGDGYVNGTGCRAPETKKCTSFSCFQTLSVITGACGTLIAVLLGGGSLFWILKLRKSKHDKEKNFQRNGGDHLNNLISSLGGVESVKLFSLKEIDKATNKFSQNLILGSGGYGTVYKGNLANGRAVAVKKSKEVDSKEIDQFINEISILSQINHRNVVKVLGCCLETPVPLLVYEYISNGTLFDHLHGDRQHQQQIPWETRLCIAKETAEALSYLHSAVSIPIVHRDVKSSNILLDNDYNPKVADFGVSRLVPMGQTHITTVVQGTMGYLDPEYFQTVQLTEKSDVYSFGVVLVELLTGLQPVSYERMKNHSNLAIFFLSTINAMGLREIIDPRLDVDEGKNMESMRRVAGLAKECLSVEGEKRPSMKEVVQELLWATGGERPHAWLNNDAADNPEEMVGLIVGEEERSEEIRAVYSIPQHFSSSFGIEGLGVGVGVGSGR